Genomic window ([Eubacterium] hominis):
ACCTAATGCCTGAGATGCGATACCAATACGTCCTCCATCCAAAGTTGCCATTGCAATTTTAAAGCCCTGACCTTCTTTACCAAGTAGGTTTTCTTTTGGTACCTTTACATCATTGAAGATCAATTCTGCTGTTGAAGATGAACGAATGCCCATCTTGTCATAGTGATCGCCAAATGTAAATCCTTCCCAGCCTTTTTCCACAATAAAAGCGCTGATTCCCTTTGTGCCGATATTTGGTGTCGTAACCGCAAATACCACATACGTATCGGCTTTTGGTGCATTGGTGATAAAGATTTTATTACCATTCAAGATATAATGATCACCCTGTAATACAGCTGTTGTTTCTGTACCGCCAGCATCACTTCCAGCGTTTGGTTCTGTTAAACCAAAAGCACCAATTTTTTCACCTTTGGCAAGTGGTACTAGATATTTTTGTTTTTGTTCTTCTGTACCAAACGCAAAGATTGGCCAGCTTCCTAATGATACATGGGCAGATAGGATAACCCCTGTGCCACCATCTACACGACTCAATTCTTCTACTGCAATTGCATAACTTCCAACATCTAAGCCAGCTCCTCCATATTCTTTAGGATATGGAATACCCATTAGACCCATTTTGCCAAGTTTTTTGATTGCTTCCGTAGGAAATTCATTTTCCTTATCCAGCATAAATGCGATTGGTTTCACTTCTGTTTCCGCAAACTCACGGATTTTGGCACGTAATTCTTCCTGTTGTTGTGTTGTTACATAATTCATCAACGTATACCTCCTCTTTTTACCTTAACCTATGATGACGATGTTCTTTCAGCTACTCGCTTTTTAGGTTCTATGCCTCTTACACCGATAGGATAACATACATGTAAGCGCTTATACAACTGAAACGCTCATAATTCTTAAAACTTTTCTAAGAATTGTTTTTATGTTTATAAAAAAGAAAATACCCGTCATATAAACGGGTATCATTCATCATATCGACCTCGATTTTCTAAATCTTTTTCTTGTATTGATTTTATCATATCAATTACTTGTGAATCTTCTTGTGGATTAAATAAATATTTTGAGATAATGGTTGGTATCGCAATGAATGCTGAAATCAAGCTTATGATAGCCACAACAACAGGAACTACTACATCTGATATATGTGCTACATCAACTTTTGATGTTAAAAATATAAGAAATAAATTAAGCATAATTGCTACAAAAATCATTCCTCTTGTAGTTAATGCATAAAATTTCCATTTGTATTTTTCTTTTTCTTTCTGTCGATCTACATATATAGAGTAAAAGTCTTTTAATAAATTGGTATAGATTTCATCACGTTTTTTCAATTGTGTTTTGTTAGCATCTTTAAATTCATCATCCTTTACTACTCGCTGTTGATCTTCTATATCATTAAGAATTTTCTGTGTTAAATCAAAATCAGAATCGCTATTATCTTGCTTTTCGTTCTTTCCCTTATTAATTTTAATCGCCGCCTAACATGGAACATGTAGTTCTTCACAGATCTTTAATTCACGTATTCTTTGATTTGCTTTTTTTACGGTAACATCAAAATTATTTCTAACGAATTCTATAAGATCTTCTTTTGAGGTTTTTTTATTGACTAAATCACGATCTTCTTTAAATTTTGTACACAAAGGTATAATTAATTCTTTTGGCATTAAAAAACATCTTGCGAAAGCTTCTGCTTCTTGCTCTTGTTGATTATTTGCTAAATTTTCATAATCTCTATGTGCAAACTGTAAAGTTCCTTTTTTATGAAGAAATGCATGAGCATATTCATGTGCTACAATGAATCGACTTTGTGGTTTTTCTTTACCTTTTTTTATTGCAATAACTTTTAACGGCTTCTCCTCATTTGTTTCATCCACTAATAAAATACCAGTGATACTATCAGGAAGATCTGCTCTGATAATCTCAAAGCCTTGATTTACCAAATAGCTGGATATATCAATATCAGGTTCCATTTGTTTTTTAGATACTCTTTCCTGCCAAGCCATTTCATTATATAATTCAAGCTTCTTTTCATCAATTGAAAATGATTCATTTTCCTGCTTTTTCATGAAATCACCCCTTCTCATCTTATGCATATTTTTACACATATATGTACTCTTTTTTTTGATTATACCATTTTATCACAATTAAAACAATGAGATGATATAATTATTTATAATTTTTTGTGCAGTTATTTCACTTTATAATCATCACTTCTTGTTCAAGTGCTTTTTTATGCTTTAAAATCGCATCCATTACATCATGAAAGATCGCCAAATCTTCACGATCTCGTGCTTTTTCTATCTTATCAAGATAGGCTTCATCCACACTTCTTGCATATTTCAAATATTTTTCATAAATATCAAGTGACATATGATAAGGCTTTAGATTAGGAAATACTTCCTCTTTTAATCGTGCAAACATCAAAAATCCACCTAAATCGATATCGGAGGATAGATAGATTTCTCCATGAAATCCTTCCCGCATACATTCATATAATTGTTTTCTAACAGGACTAAAATGACCACCTGCAAATACGATTGCTTCATCTGGTCGTTTTTCTTTGATACGGCTATAATAATTCGCTTTATTTTCAATCAGCACCAAACGCTTTGCCTGTATTTCCATATGTTCGATATCAGAAAGCATATCTCCATTTAGGATAAACCCTTTTTGAAATGGGGTTGTATCAACATGAGTGCCATCCTTTAAATAGAGTTGAATAGGCGCACACCATGCAAATTCCTCTGGATATAATTGAAATCCAAGACTGCGAAATATCTCACTTTCCCGCATTTCATAATCATCTGCTTTTGCCATGA
Coding sequences:
- a CDS encoding ImmA/IrrE family metallo-endopeptidase, with the protein product MKKQENESFSIDEKKLELYNEMAWQERVSKKQMEPDIDISSYLVNQGFEIIRADLPDSITGILLVDETNEEKPLKVIAIKKGKEKPQSRFIVAHEYAHAFLHKKGTLQFAHRDYENLANNQQEQEAEAFARCFLMPKELIIPLCTKFKEDRDLVNKKTSKEDLIEFVRNNFDVTVKKANQRIRELKICEELHVPC